In Dromiciops gliroides isolate mDroGli1 chromosome 4, mDroGli1.pri, whole genome shotgun sequence, one DNA window encodes the following:
- the LOC122755370 gene encoding angiotensin-converting enzyme-like, with the protein MVIPARGCPGPLVRQLILLLTCLLLPPTQALPTELMPGDFATDEAGAKLFAQSYNSTAEIILYEKTAASWAYKVNITQENAKRQEEADLLYQEFTEAWGQKAKSLYDHIWKNFTDPQLYKIISSVRTLGPANLPIDQRQTYNTLLSKMTSIYSSTKVCFPNKTATCWALEPELTEILASSRSYTKLLFAWEGWHNAVGVPLKPEYEAFVNLSNEAYKLDGYEDTGAYWRSWYDSSTFVDDLERLYQQLEPLYLNLHAFVRRGLYRRYGEKYINLQGPIPAHLLGNMWAQSWGNIYDMMVPFPDKPNLDVTNTMVQKGWNATHMFRVAEEFFTSLGLLPMPPEFWAESMLEKPDDGREVVCHASAWDFNNRKDFRIKQCTRVTMDQLSTVHHEMGHVQYYLQYKDLPVSLRAGANPGFHEAIGDVLALSVSTPAHLHKIGLLDNVTNDNEGDINYLLKMALGKIAFLPFGYLVDQWRWRVFSGVTTPSQYNYDWWYLRIKYQGICPPIARNETHFDAGAKFHVPSAAPYIRYFVSFVLQFQFHKALCAEAGHTGPLHHCDIYQSQQAGAKLREVLQAGASQHWKDVLKGLTGSETMDVGPLLEYFEPLTVWLQQQNQINGEVLGWPEFEWRPPVPDGYPEGIGNVHRGKQS; encoded by the exons ATGGTCATCCCTGCCCGGGGCTGCCCGGGGCCGCTGGTCCGGCAGCTCATCCTGCTGCTGACCTGTCTGCTCCTGCCGCCCACCCAGGCCCTGCCCACCGAGCTGATGCCCGGGGACTTTGCCACAGACGAGGCCGGGGCGAAGCTCTTTGCCCAGAGCTACAACTCCACGGCGGAGATCATCCTGTACGAGAAAACCGCAGCCAGCTGGGCTTACAAAGTCAACATCACCCAAGAGAACGCGAAGCGGCAG GAGGAAGCAGACCTACTGTATCAAGAATTCACTGAGGCTTGGGGTCAGAAAGCCAAGTCGCTCTATGACCACATCTGGAAGAATTTCACGGACCCCCAGCTTTACAAGATCATCAGTTCTGTGAGGACCCTGGGCCCAGCCAATCTGCCCATAGACCAGCGACAGACG TACAATACCTTGCTGAGCAAAATGACCAGCATATATTCTTCAACCAAAGTCTGCTTCCCCAACAAGACTGCCACCTGCTGGGCCCTGGAACCAG AGCTTACAGAGATCTTGGCCTCCTCGAGAAGCTACACTAAGCTGCTGTTTGCCTGGGAGGGCTGGCACAATGCAGTAGGGGTTCCTCTGAAACCTGAATATGAAGCTTTTGTCAATCTCAGCAATGAGGCCTATAAGTTGGACG gCTATGAAGACACAGGGGCATACTGGCGTTCTTGGTATGACTCGTCTACATTCGTGGATGACCTGGAGCGACTGTACCAACAGCTGGAGCCGCTCTACCTGAATCTCCACGCCTTTGTGCGCCGTGGCTTGTACCGCCGCTATGGGGAAAAGTACATCAATCTCCAGGGTCCCATCCCTGCTCATCTACTGG GAAATATGTGGGCACAGAGCTGGGGAAACATCTATGACATGATGGTTCCCTTCCCAGACAAGCCCAATCTAGATGTCACCAACACCATGGTGCAGAAG ggctGGAATGCCACACACATGTTCCGGGTTGCAGAAGAATTCTTCACATCTCTGGGACTGCTGCCTATGCCTCCGGAGTTCTGGGCAGAGTCCATGTTGGAGAAGCCAGATGATGGGCGAGAGGTGGTATGCCATGCCTCTGCCTGGGACTTCAACAACAGAAAAGATTTTAG gaTTAAGCAGTGCACAAGAGTGACCATGGACCAGCTGTCTACCGTGCATCACGAGATGGGCCATGTGCAATATTACCTTCAGTACAAAGATCTGCCTGTTTCCCTGCGAGCAGGAGCCAACCCTGGCTTCCACGAGGCCATTGGGGATGTGCTAGCCCTATCTGTTTCCACACCCGCCCACCTACACAAAATCGGCCTGCTAGACAATGTTACTAATGACAATG aaggtgataTTAACTACCTGTTAAAGATGGCACTAGGAAAGATCGCCTTCTTGCCCTTTGGCTACCTGGTGGACCAGTGGCGTTGGAGGGTCTTCAGTGGGGTCACAACTCCATCCCAGTACAACTACGACTGGTGGTACCTTCG gattaAATACCAGGGCATTTGCCCTCCCATTGCCCGGAATGAAACTCACTTTGACGCTGGGGCAAAGTTTCATGTCCCATCTGCAGCACCATATATCAG GTATTTTGTGAGTTTTGTCCTTCAGTTCCAGTTCCACAAAGCCCTGTGTGCTGAGGCAGGCCACACCGGGCCCCTACACCACTGTGACATCTACCAATCTCAACAGGCTGGTGCCAAACTCAG GGAGGTGTTGCAGGCAGGTGCTTCTCAGCACTGGAAGGATGTGCTGAAGGGGCTAACGGGCTCAGAGACCATGGATGTAGGACCTCTTCTGGAATACTTCGAGCCTCTCACCGTCTGGCTCCAGCAACAGAATCAGATCAATGGCGAGGTCCTGGGCTGGCCTGAATTTGAGTGGCGTCCACCAGTGCCAGATGGCTATCCAGAGGGCATTGGTAATGTCCACAGGGGAAAACAGAGCTAG